ATCCACGGGTTTTTGTTTTAACTATTGATTTCATGACCTTCTTACTTGCTAGATAACTTTTCGTTATTCATACTCAATCATTTATTAATTCATTTATCGATCCCTCACTCATTCTAATTCATTCTTTCGTCATTGCCGAGAATGCTATTGTCTTAGGCGACATGTACTTACAGTGCCCAGTTTTTCAATGCACGGAATAATTATTGCATAGATTAAGCTTTCAGAATTCCGACTGTTCTTGTCAATGAATCGGCAGCTGTCAATCAAAGGATCTAACGTGTGAAGTAAATCCCAAGGTGTAATAAAGTTAACAAAAGCACCCTAATTTAAAGGCGGCCCGCGCTCTTCAGAAAGGGTTTTGTCAACAAAGTCGTGTGCAAGAAcattctctttcttcttcttttttttggaCATGTCACACATGAAATGGTCTGAGTGCAGTAGCCAAAAGTTTTCCCACAAAAAATTATTCTTCCTAAGCGTAGCCAAATAGAAAGTGCGGTGCACCGAACACTTGCTTCTATTTCATTGCTGTCCTTTTTTACCGCTCGACTGGTAAAAGCAGTTCATTAGATCAAGTCTTACTCAATTAGTTTCAGCGTAGTCTGCACGTTGGTCAagaattttaaagacaacactgatCTTCTCTATTCGTAAGACGGTGGGGAAAATAAAGTAAATGGCATTTCTGTTCAAAACCAAGCCAAgtcaaacaaaaaagcaaaggcAAGCAATGCGTCACATTGTTGTCCATTGTTTGTGTGagataattattcaaaattcGATCCGTTttaaattgatcaaaacataTAAAAGGCACACGCAGTTTCCAGCAATCAGTTGTTAAAAACGACTTTTGAGTAATATGTCCAAGCATGCAAGACACCAGCCTGGCTTTTACCCACCTTTCTGATCGTGGCCTCAGTCATAAGTACCGACCGAAGAAAAAGCCCGCTGTTATGGGTATTTATGAAGTTGAGCGCATAGTCTCCAAACGAAATCAAGGAAGCAACGTCGAGTACTTTTGTAAAGGACCCCAGAACGAGACTCATCTATTTCCGTAGTGTGATTCTTTCTGATTCCCTTATTTAATTACCTAGTGTTACGTCATTAGCCACCCGTGGAAATATTTAGTACAAATAGCGGCATCTTGCCACTAGCTTTTAGTCCTCGTTAGTTTTTACCTTGATTGGAGCGCCTTCAATAGTAATAGAAGTTCATTAACTCACCCTTGGCCCTTGAGTTCAAGCGGGAACCAATGTGTAAGTGCAATTACTTTAATACCTTTGTTTTTTAAGCACTTGTCTCGGACAATAGTATTTCTACTGCAAATACTACGTGGTTCCCTCCACATGTGGAATTCAAGTCAAGCACGTGACACCGCCCCAGCCTTTGTTTCTTCGAGCATTAAATTCAAAATACACTTAGTTCCCTTTTGTGTTTGTAGACATTTCCAGGATTTTGGTTTCATTCTCCTGCTTTTTTGTGCTTCACTTGTCATAGCACTTCTGCAAGCAGTGCTAAAATGTAACCACGCTTTCGTAGTTTTTTGAATAGTAGTTTGTCTTCGCCGTTATCTATGTTTCTTTTCATATGTTATTCGACTTAGTACGAGTACCTTGATTTGATTAGTCTCAATTtgtattttgcttgtttattcgtaGTTTAGCTGCTTGCTAGCTTGTCCTCGTTAAACTATGATTGGAATGTGTATTCATCTTACACTTTCGAGATCATTTGTCATCTTGGTAATCCGCAAATATTTAGTAATTAGTTTGTATAATTTCGCATTGTCTTTCAGTTTACATTCGATTATCGTCAATTTAATCACCAACAATCAGTGTCAACCTGTGATTCCCGACTTTACTCGACTAGTAAAGCATTCCCGCTCGCTACGTTCATCGCGACAAGTTGCCGTGAGCCTGACGCTACAGTAAAACATTGCAACGCTACGCAAAGCCTGCCATTGATAATTGAACACTGTGGAGCTAACAATAGAAACAAATATGAGTGTTGTATCCGCATCGGAAGGCCTTTCTCATATCAATGAAAACCTCGCTGAGGGAGTGCCGACCGCGAGATCAGAGATAGGATTAAAGGGTTCCTTTCCCGCTCgccgaaaacaaaaatttactgAGACCAAATCGGAAAGGGAAAACTCATACCAATGGTTTGACGTCAGAGACCGTGAATTTACAGAGCATAGAATGAGAATTTGCGAACGTATTCAGTCTCTTCAGAGAGCATCGTACGCCGAATCCAGATCAAGTGCTGTGAAATCTAGTCGATCTATCACATCAAAGTCTTCCTCTCGTAAGTCCTTCCTACGTTCCGTTTCCTTAGCAAGAGCCGACGCCGCTGTGAAAGCCACGAAAGCAAAAATAGAAATGGAATTTCTTGAAAGGGAGACCGAACTTGAGCGCATGCGATTAGAAAAGCAGTATGCTCTGGCCAAAGCAGAAGAGGACGCACTTAGAGGGATTTTAGATGAAGAATCCAAACCAGTCGTTCAGATTAAAAGGGAAACCACACGAGATGAAAGGTTCAAGTCGTCACCCGACGAGACAACAGTTTCAGAAACCGTCAAAGGCGAAACGAGTCGCAAAAGCCCTCCCTCCGAAAGCGTCGCCGGAAGCCCTTCCTACACAAACAAGCACTCAGAATTGTGAACAATTTCCAAACACGAATCTGGCCTTAAACCAACTAATCAGTCTTCAAGCTCGACAAACTGAATTGAGTTCGCTGTTGATTAACCAgcaaaaaacctttcatctTCCCGTCAAAGAGCCGCCAACATTTTGCGGTGATTCTTTTGAATACCCCGCCTTTGTGACAGCATTTGACAGTATCATTGCAGCAAACGTTTCCACTGAAAAAGACAAGCTATTCTTTCTCGAAAAGTACACGAGCGGGAAAGCAAACGAAGCGATCAAAGGTTTCTTAGCAACCAACTCTGACACTGCATATACCGAGGCACGAAAGTTACTCGACCAGCGTTTTGGAAACCCTGTGGTAGTCTCAGAAGATTACAAGAAAAGGCTTAGAAATTGGCGGCAAATCAACGAAGGCGATAGCAAGGGATTGCGAGAGTTTTCCGATTTCCTAATCCGATGTGAAGAGGCCATCAAATCCATGAAGTCAATGTCTGAGCTAGATTCCACGCAGATTCTACAGTCCATTTCTGCTAAGCTCCCATCGTACTCAGGTGTTAATGGTGTAGATTCGCACACGAAGTACAAGTAAAGGATAAAAAACTCGTTGGTTTTAAAGACTTTACGAACTTTGTCAAACAAGAAGCAGAGCTTGCTAACGACCCTATATTTTCACCCGACGTGTTGAAAAGGGAGCGAAAGAAGAACGGCCCTCCCATAGAAAACAACCGGCTCTCAAAAACCAAGCCTCAAGGTGGGCCTGATCCCAGCCAGTCATTCGCTACGTCCGCCAATCTTGCAAAGGAAAGCGAACAGAAACTGCAACCGCCCACAAGAGCACATCTACCACTCTGCCCCATCTGTGAGGATAAACACTTCATAGCGAAGTGTGCCACTTTCAATAAAGCCACAGCAGACGAAAGGTTTGAAATGTTAAAGAAGTTGCACCTGTGTTTCAGCTGTTTCAAAAGCAATCACGTATCATCAGAGTGCAGGTCCAGGTCGACCTGCGATAAATGCAGCAAGCAACAGCACACCCTACTGCATGGAACCACACCAAAGCAATCAAGTACTGGACCGCCACGAGGTCCCCCAGAACAGCCACAGCCACCCTCCACCGATAAGTCCGCACACTCAAACGCTACTAGCACTGTTAACAGCTCTGCTAC
The sequence above is a segment of the Montipora foliosa isolate CH-2021 chromosome 2, ASM3666993v2, whole genome shotgun sequence genome. Coding sequences within it:
- the LOC137991679 gene encoding uncharacterized protein — protein: MKNPNQSFRLKGKPHEMKGSSRHPTRQQFQKPSKAKRVAKALPPKASPEALPTQTSTQNCEQFPNTNLALNQLISLQARQTELSSLLINQQKTFHLPVKEPPTFCGDSFEYPAFVTAFDSIIAANVSTEKDKLFFLEKYTSGKANEAIKGFLATNSDTAYTEARKLLDQRFGNPVVVSEDYKKRLRNWRQINEGDSKGLREFSDFLIRCEEAIKSMKSMSELDSTQILQSISAKLPSYSDFTNFVKQEAELANDPIFSPDVLKRERKKNGPPIENNRLSKTKPQGGPDPSQSFATSANLAKESEQKLQPPTRAHLPLCPICEDKHFIAKCATFNKATADERFEMLKKLHLCFSCFKSNHVSSECRSRSTCDKCSKQQHTLLHGTTPKQSSTGPPRGPPEQPQPPSTDKSAHSNATSTVNSSATTCRIVPVVLYHKDNPSNEVKTYVLLDDASDTTFITNKLKSEIGIEGVSTSLNLCTMHGREVVPVSRVDGLVVERPNRHAKVDLPKAYARDSIPSRKDQIPTPEIAGKWPHLRKIKEKISPLNESLNVGMLIGSNCPKAIKPREIVAGRSEDTYAV